From the Clavibacter phaseoli genome, one window contains:
- a CDS encoding SDR family NAD(P)-dependent oxidoreductase, giving the protein MTTIAIVGAGAGLGAAVARRFGAEGLAVALVSRSQEHVDELARTLADEGITARGYAANVRDHVALAAALDRAAQDLGPVEVLQYSPLPQKEFLRPVLETTPGDLVGAFEFSIQAPVAAVHQVLQGMRVLGRGTVLFINGGTAVQPLPKYAGTSIAFAGESAYGQMIHEALAGDGIHVGQLIIPGAITPGHPTKDPKALADTLWAMHEERGDFRRFAADMDDE; this is encoded by the coding sequence ATGACCACCATCGCCATCGTGGGGGCCGGCGCCGGCCTCGGCGCCGCCGTCGCCCGCCGCTTCGGAGCCGAGGGCCTCGCCGTCGCGCTCGTCTCGCGCAGCCAGGAGCACGTCGACGAGCTCGCGCGCACCCTCGCCGACGAGGGGATCACCGCCCGCGGGTACGCCGCGAACGTCCGCGACCACGTGGCGCTCGCCGCCGCGCTCGACCGGGCGGCGCAGGACCTCGGGCCCGTCGAGGTCCTCCAGTACAGCCCGCTGCCGCAGAAGGAGTTCCTGCGGCCGGTCCTCGAGACCACGCCCGGCGACCTCGTCGGCGCGTTCGAGTTCTCCATCCAGGCGCCCGTCGCCGCCGTGCACCAGGTGCTGCAGGGCATGCGCGTGCTCGGACGCGGGACGGTCCTGTTCATCAACGGCGGCACCGCCGTGCAGCCGCTGCCGAAGTACGCCGGCACCTCCATCGCATTCGCGGGCGAGAGCGCCTACGGGCAGATGATCCACGAGGCGCTCGCGGGCGACGGGATCCACGTGGGCCAGCTGATCATCCCCGGCGCCATCACGCCGGGCCACCCGACGAAGGACCCGAAGGCCCTCGCGGACACCCTCTGGGCGATGCACGAGGAGCGCGGCGACTTCCGCCGCTTCGCCGCCGACATGGACGACGAGTAG
- a CDS encoding TetR/AcrR family transcriptional regulator — MPTAVPDLAPLTPGARRVLDAASELFYARGIHVVGVDAIAAAAGVTKKTIYDRFGSKEQLVVAYLQHRDARWREHLAARLARTPEPGIDRVLAVFDAAVSWADVNTPKGCSAINARAELGAGDLGADDDGHDVLPEVMRQKAWLHELIRDLCHEAGVPDAAATARTLMLIYEGGLVTIGMGTFGRPLQVARDAARALLAAAARP, encoded by the coding sequence ATGCCCACCGCCGTGCCCGACCTCGCCCCGCTCACCCCCGGGGCCCGCCGCGTGCTCGACGCGGCGTCCGAGCTCTTCTACGCGCGGGGGATCCACGTGGTCGGCGTCGACGCGATCGCCGCGGCCGCCGGCGTCACCAAGAAGACGATCTACGACCGCTTCGGCTCCAAGGAGCAGCTCGTGGTGGCGTACCTGCAGCACCGCGACGCGCGCTGGCGCGAGCACCTCGCGGCGCGGCTCGCGCGCACGCCCGAGCCCGGGATCGACCGGGTGCTGGCCGTGTTCGACGCGGCCGTCTCGTGGGCCGACGTCAACACGCCCAAGGGCTGCAGCGCGATCAACGCGCGCGCGGAGCTCGGCGCCGGCGACCTGGGCGCCGACGACGACGGCCACGACGTCCTCCCCGAGGTCATGCGGCAGAAGGCGTGGCTGCACGAGCTGATCCGGGACCTGTGCCACGAGGCGGGGGTGCCCGACGCGGCGGCCACCGCCCGCACGCTGATGCTGATCTACGAGGGCGGCCTCGTGACGATCGGCATGGGCACCTTCGGCCGTCCGCTGCAGGTCGCGCGCGACGCGGCCCGGGCGCTGCTCGCGGCGGCCGCGCGGCCCTGA
- a CDS encoding DMT family transporter: MTSRQIGVPRPLVTIAAAAGFVLAWSSGFLIAAVGTVEVPATTLLVWRFAPLAVALVALVVVTGAARGIAPRTLARQALIGAFAQLGYCAFVYASIGAGIATGTTALIDAVQPLVVATLVGPLLGLRVRGAQWAGLAFGAVGVVLVVRSQAGAADADPVAYLLPAAAMACLVAGTFLERRSSGRPPVLVTLTVHVVVTTVALVVAAVASGMLAPPADPAFWITTVVAALVPTLAAYGLYWWLLERVGITALNALLFLVAPTTAAAGALLLGERITAVTLAGFVLCGAGVAVVLATEARRAASVPGRDAATAEDHPSPGADPRAPATRAA, encoded by the coding sequence ATGACGAGTAGACAGATCGGTGTACCTCGACCGCTGGTGACCATCGCCGCCGCCGCCGGCTTCGTGCTCGCCTGGAGCTCGGGCTTCCTCATCGCGGCCGTCGGCACGGTCGAGGTGCCGGCGACGACGCTGCTCGTCTGGCGGTTCGCGCCGCTCGCCGTGGCGCTCGTGGCGCTGGTCGTCGTGACCGGCGCGGCCCGCGGGATCGCGCCGCGGACGCTCGCGCGGCAGGCGCTCATCGGCGCGTTCGCGCAGCTCGGCTACTGCGCGTTCGTGTACGCGTCGATCGGCGCCGGCATCGCGACCGGGACGACCGCGCTCATCGACGCGGTGCAGCCGCTCGTCGTCGCGACGCTCGTCGGTCCGCTTCTCGGGCTGCGCGTGCGCGGCGCGCAGTGGGCCGGGCTCGCGTTCGGCGCCGTCGGCGTGGTGCTCGTGGTGCGGTCGCAGGCGGGGGCGGCGGACGCGGATCCGGTCGCCTACCTGCTGCCCGCGGCGGCGATGGCGTGCCTGGTCGCGGGGACGTTCCTCGAGCGCCGGTCGTCCGGCCGGCCGCCGGTGCTCGTGACGCTGACCGTGCACGTCGTCGTCACGACGGTGGCGCTCGTGGTCGCCGCGGTCGCGAGCGGGATGCTGGCGCCGCCCGCGGATCCTGCGTTCTGGATCACCACGGTGGTCGCCGCCCTCGTGCCGACCCTCGCGGCCTACGGGCTGTACTGGTGGCTGCTCGAGCGGGTGGGGATCACGGCGCTCAACGCCCTGCTGTTCCTCGTCGCGCCGACCACCGCGGCGGCGGGCGCGCTCCTGCTCGGGGAGCGGATCACGGCGGTGACGCTCGCCGGGTTCGTGCTGTGCGGCGCGGGCGTGGCGGTGGTGCTGGCGACCGAGGCGCGGCGTGCGGCCTCGGTACCCGGCCGTGACGCGGCGACCGCCGAGGACCACCCCAGTCCGGGTGCGGATCCCCGCGCGCCGGCCACCCGGGCCGCGTGA
- a CDS encoding AAA family ATPase, whose amino-acid sequence MLGPVDRLDPPARRILIGAPSGAGKTTLARRIQERTGLPHTEVDALFHGPAWSELPTFRDDVEALSSRDAWVTEWQYTTQLGDLLPSRADTLVWLDLPVAVQMGRLIRRTVVRRWRREPLWHGNVEPPMRTILTDPDHIVRWGWRGRAKVRTRMARAAVAHPHLRIVRLRSTREVDVWLRGLPAAGQPPVPPAHAG is encoded by the coding sequence ATGCTCGGACCCGTCGACCGCCTCGATCCACCTGCCCGGCGCATCCTCATCGGCGCGCCGTCGGGCGCCGGGAAGACCACGCTGGCGCGGCGCATCCAGGAGCGCACGGGCCTGCCCCACACCGAGGTGGACGCCCTCTTCCACGGCCCCGCCTGGAGCGAGCTGCCCACCTTCCGCGACGACGTCGAGGCCCTCTCCTCGCGCGACGCCTGGGTCACCGAGTGGCAGTACACGACCCAGCTCGGGGATCTGCTGCCGTCGCGCGCCGACACCCTCGTCTGGCTCGACCTGCCCGTGGCGGTGCAGATGGGTCGCCTGATCCGCCGCACGGTCGTCCGCCGCTGGCGCCGCGAGCCGCTCTGGCACGGCAACGTCGAGCCGCCGATGCGGACGATCCTCACCGACCCGGACCACATCGTCCGCTGGGGCTGGCGGGGTCGCGCGAAGGTGCGGACGCGCATGGCGCGCGCGGCCGTCGCGCACCCGCACCTCCGGATCGTGCGGCTGCGGTCGACCCGCGAGGTGGACGTGTGGCTGCGCGGGCTGCCGGCCGCGGGTCAGCCGCCGGTGCCGCCGGCCCACGCAGGGTAG
- a CDS encoding GNAT family N-acetyltransferase: MRQARLVTPSPGSARLLAAYDAQLRTDAETPSALDVRVLGPLRLVVLPGARGFITYADLGGLDEAGLRELVPAALARFRDDPVIATVEWKTRGHDHAPGLDGILRANGFVPEERESIMLGEARALAVDVPLPAGVTLRRITAEADVRAMSAMQDEVFGDAVSADHADAILHRLRLDDGMELWVAGAEGRIVSAGRLEPVAGSDFAGLWGGSTVPEWRGRGIYRALTAARARSALAAGRTLIHSDSTDLSRPILERSGLVACSTTTPYAWSR; this comes from the coding sequence ATGCGGCAGGCTCGCCTCGTGACCCCCTCCCCTGGATCCGCCCGCCTCCTCGCCGCCTACGACGCCCAGCTCCGCACCGACGCCGAGACGCCGAGCGCGCTCGACGTGCGGGTGCTCGGCCCGCTGCGGCTCGTCGTCCTCCCCGGCGCGCGCGGCTTCATCACGTACGCCGACCTCGGCGGCCTCGACGAGGCCGGCCTCCGCGAACTCGTCCCCGCGGCGCTGGCCCGCTTCCGCGACGACCCCGTGATCGCGACCGTGGAGTGGAAGACCCGTGGACACGACCACGCGCCCGGGCTCGACGGGATCCTCCGCGCGAACGGCTTCGTGCCCGAGGAGCGCGAGTCGATCATGCTGGGCGAGGCCCGGGCGCTCGCGGTCGACGTGCCGCTGCCCGCGGGCGTCACCCTGCGGCGCATCACCGCGGAGGCCGACGTGCGGGCGATGAGCGCCATGCAGGACGAGGTCTTCGGCGACGCGGTGTCCGCGGATCACGCCGACGCGATCCTCCACCGCCTCCGCCTCGACGACGGCATGGAGCTGTGGGTCGCCGGGGCCGAGGGCCGGATCGTCTCCGCGGGCCGGCTCGAGCCCGTCGCGGGATCCGACTTCGCCGGCCTCTGGGGCGGCTCGACCGTGCCGGAGTGGCGCGGCCGCGGCATCTACCGCGCCCTCACCGCGGCCCGCGCGCGCTCGGCCCTCGCCGCCGGCCGCACCCTCATCCACAGCGACTCGACCGACCTCTCCCGCCCGATCCTCGAGCGCTCCGGCCTCGTCGCCTGCTCGACCACGACGCCGTACGCCTGGTCGCGCTGA
- a CDS encoding MSMEG_6728 family protein, translating into MQTFLPYPDLAESMAVLDDKRLGKQRVETLQVMKAVTVAGYGWQSHPVTRMWRGYRPALMEYQEATCAEWTRRGFADTCFEKTLAIIAEVPEDLAAYTEGRIELPPWWGRAELHLSHRSKLLAKAPELYRTSFPGDPDDLDYVWPGAGA; encoded by the coding sequence ATGCAGACGTTCCTCCCCTACCCGGACCTCGCGGAGAGCATGGCCGTGCTCGACGACAAGCGGCTCGGGAAGCAGCGCGTCGAGACGCTCCAGGTGATGAAGGCCGTGACCGTCGCCGGCTACGGCTGGCAGAGCCACCCCGTCACGCGCATGTGGCGCGGCTACCGGCCGGCGCTCATGGAGTACCAGGAGGCGACGTGCGCCGAGTGGACCCGCCGCGGCTTCGCGGACACGTGCTTCGAGAAGACGCTCGCGATCATCGCCGAGGTGCCCGAGGACCTCGCCGCCTACACCGAGGGCCGCATCGAGCTCCCGCCGTGGTGGGGCCGCGCGGAGCTGCACCTCTCGCACCGCTCGAAGCTGCTGGCGAAGGCGCCGGAGCTGTACCGGACGTCGTTCCCGGGGGATCCCGACGACCTCGACTACGTGTGGCCGGGTGCCGGCGCGTGA
- a CDS encoding FBP domain-containing protein: MLPLTESAIRASLVNASQREARDLHLPEGFADLAWDRLDFLGWRDPKAPQRGIVVTPVGDELIGVLLQQSSTAPRSRAQCTWCQDVRLPNPVVFYGARRAGAAGRNGNTVGTLVCTDFECNANVRKPRPIPYLGFDPAAATAQLIDDLRTRVASFAADIASTA, translated from the coding sequence ATGCTCCCCCTGACCGAATCCGCCATCCGCGCCTCCCTCGTCAACGCCTCGCAGCGCGAGGCCCGCGACCTCCACCTCCCCGAGGGCTTCGCCGACCTCGCCTGGGACCGCCTCGACTTCCTCGGCTGGCGCGACCCGAAGGCCCCGCAGCGCGGCATCGTCGTCACCCCCGTGGGCGACGAGCTGATCGGCGTGCTGCTGCAGCAGTCCTCCACGGCACCGCGGTCCCGCGCCCAGTGCACGTGGTGCCAGGACGTGCGCCTGCCGAACCCCGTCGTGTTCTACGGCGCACGGCGGGCGGGCGCGGCCGGCCGCAACGGCAACACCGTCGGCACGCTCGTCTGCACCGACTTCGAGTGCAACGCGAACGTGCGGAAGCCACGGCCGATCCCCTACCTCGGCTTCGACCCCGCGGCGGCGACCGCCCAGCTCATCGACGACCTGCGGACCCGGGTGGCGTCGTTCGCGGCGGACATCGCGTCGACGGCGTGA
- a CDS encoding YnfA family protein, with product MLLRTVILFALAAVAEIGGAWLVWQAVREGRPWWWAGLGVMALGAYGFIASLQPDASFGRILAAYGGVFVAGSLAWGALVDGYRPDRWDVIGAVICLLGVAVIMAGPRGQGA from the coding sequence ATGCTGCTGCGCACCGTGATCCTGTTCGCCCTCGCCGCGGTCGCCGAGATCGGCGGCGCGTGGCTCGTCTGGCAGGCGGTGCGCGAGGGCAGGCCGTGGTGGTGGGCCGGGCTCGGGGTCATGGCGCTCGGCGCGTACGGCTTCATCGCCTCGCTGCAGCCGGACGCGTCGTTCGGGCGGATCCTCGCGGCGTACGGCGGCGTGTTCGTCGCGGGATCCCTCGCGTGGGGCGCCCTCGTGGACGGCTACCGACCCGACCGGTGGGACGTGATCGGCGCGGTGATCTGCCTGCTCGGCGTCGCCGTGATCATGGCCGGGCCGCGCGGGCAGGGCGCCTGA